The Clostridiales bacterium DNA segment CGCGATGGCCGCCCCGAGCGCGGGTAACCAGCAGCCGTGGCGGTTCGTCGTCGTGACCGAGCGCGAGACGCTCGCGATAATCGCCGACACGAGTCCGTACGCCGGAATGCTCGCTGAGGCGGCAGTGGGCATCGTCGTCTGCGGCGACACCTCGGACCTGCGTCACCCGGTCATGTGGCAGCAGGACTGCTCGGCGGCTGTGCAAAACATCCTGCTCGCGGCGCACGCCATGGGGCTCGGCGCGGTGTGGCTCGGCTACTACCCCAAGACCGAGCGCTCAAGCCCGCTCAAAGCACTGCTGGGCATGCCCGAGCACATCGAACCGATGGCGGTCATCTCGATCGGTCACCCCGCCGAGGAGAAAGGTCCCTCCGAGCGCTACGACGCCGATTTGGTCCACCACGAGCGCTGGTAGGGAGGGCACGTGGCCGAGGAGGTTCTGCTCGCGGACGGGCTGCGCTTCACCGGCCCGGCTTCGATTGGCGCGCCGGTGCTCCTCAACGGAGTGAATCTTGTGGTCGCGGCCGGTGAGATCGTCGACATCGGCGGGCCGAGCGGGGCGGGCAAGACCACTTTGCTCCGCGCGCTCGCGCGGCTGCTGCCAAAAGCAAGCGGGCACCTCGCGTTGAGGGGGGTGTCGGCCTTTGGCATCCCTGCGGGCGAGTGGCGTTCGCGCGTCACTTTGCTGCCTCAAAAGGCGGTTCTATGTTCAGGCACGGTGCGTGAGAACCTGCTCGTGCCGTGGACACTCAAGGCGCGGGCCTCCCTGACGGCCCCTGACGATCACGAGCTCGCCGCCGCGCTTGCCGGCGTAGCCCTCGGTGAGATCGCGCTTTCCAGGGATGTCGCCATGCTCTCGGTGGGACAGGCTGCCCGTGTCGCGCTCGCCCGGACGGTGCTCACTAGACCGGACGTTCTCTTGCTTGATGAACCGGACGCCGCGCTCGACGACGAGAGCGCAGCGCGGGTCGCCGAGACGGCCTCGCGATTCGCGGCTCTTGGAGGTGCGGTCGTTCGCGTGCGCCACCAGCGCACTGAAGCGTTCGCAACACGCCGGCTGCGACTCGCCGACGGCCACCTGACCGAGGTGGGCACGTGAACGAGCTTGCCGGTGGGGTCGTTGAGATAGGAATTCCTCAGCTGCTTCTGTCGACGGGGTTCGTCGTAGTGGCGGGCGCGATCTCAGTTCGCCTCGCGCTTGGGCTTGAGCGCGAGTTGGCGATTGCGACAGTGCGAACATACGTGCAACTCATCGCTCTCGGACTCGTGCTGAGGTGGGTGTTTGGGGTTGATAGCTGGCTGCTTGTGATCGGTATCCTCGTGTTCATGATG contains these protein-coding regions:
- a CDS encoding nitroreductase family protein, with product MDALDALMTRRSIRRYTGEPVLAEQVETMLRAAMAAPSAGNQQPWRFVVVTERETLAIIADTSPYAGMLAEAAVGIVVCGDTSDLRHPVMWQQDCSAAVQNILLAAHAMGLGAVWLGYYPKTERSSPLKALLGMPEHIEPMAVISIGHPAEEKGPSERYDADLVHHERW
- a CDS encoding ATP-binding cassette domain-containing protein, yielding MAEEVLLADGLRFTGPASIGAPVLLNGVNLVVAAGEIVDIGGPSGAGKTTLLRALARLLPKASGHLALRGVSAFGIPAGEWRSRVTLLPQKAVLCSGTVRENLLVPWTLKARASLTAPDDHELAAALAGVALGEIALSRDVAMLSVGQAARVALARTVLTRPDVLLLDEPDAALDDESAARVAETASRFAALGGAVVRVRHQRTEAFATRRLRLADGHLTEVGT